From one Lotus japonicus ecotype B-129 chromosome 3, LjGifu_v1.2 genomic stretch:
- the LOC130745250 gene encoding uncharacterized protein LOC130745250, with protein sequence MEDIGLFKQGWQWLLSQKGACRRARTAVTCCRDRTGMFIERHWPVVCSGCSKLGSLLMLSLVYWKDSALRGFQSFIKFGSVMLLLIMWSCFLCLTSMHCLVYVLVSMGVAGVAVQYLGYTPGIFIVGLFAILILWMYANFWIAGTLLIVGGYLFSLNHARLMVLVGAMYAMYCVQVRVGWLGVFLAINLAFLSNDILNFLLQWFDNLSESSHAEEQKQSETVVEDDFSEECEYSIPTVESENLQSCQSSSKPPVTTSVVDNKKELSVNKVVKEQTCSIDEMRRILKSLNHYEALEFIRHKKIDAADLKKEYRKKAMLVHPDKNMGSSLASESFKKLQCAYEVLSDPVKKRDYDEQLRKEESMTISVCQKSHSSSHQDNTDYRSEESRRIQCTKCGNSHIWVCTNRSKAKARWCQDCCQFHQAKDGDGWVEYKGSLVFDKPQKVEIPRAFVCAESKIFDVSEWAICQGMACRPNTHRPSFHVNMVGLEKSPRCNSSRFPWDLDAEMMMDEDEEAFDLWLQQALASGFFCETSKRRKSWSPFKLPQKKGKKQWRRTSC encoded by the exons ATGGAGGATATAGGGTTGTTCAAGCAAGGTTGGCAATGGCTTCTGTCGCAGAAGGGTGCCTGCCGGCGTGCTCGAACTGCGGTGACTTGTTGTAGAGATAGAACTGGCATGTTCATTGAACGGCATTGGCCTGTGGTGTGCAGTGGCTGCTCCAAATTGGGGAGCTTACTCATGTTATCATTGGTTTATTGGAAAGACTCTGCTTTAAGGGGCTTTCAGTCCTTCATTAAGTTCGGTTCAGTGATGCTTCTGCTTATAATGTGGAGCTGCTTTCTTTGTCTGACTTCGATGCATTGCTTGGTTTACGTGCTTGTTAGTATG GGTGTTGCTGGAGTTGCTGTCCAATACTTGGGTTATACTCCTGGGATTTTTATTGTAGGGCTTTTTGCCATCCTTATTTTGTGGATGTATGCTAACTTCTGGATAGCAGGAACGTTACTCATAGTTGGAG GTTATTTATTCTCCCTAAATCATGCACGTTTAATGGTTTTAGTTGGAGCTATGTATGCCATGTATTGTGTTCAAGTACGAGTGGGATGGCTGGGTGTTTTCCTGGCTATAAACCTTGcatttctctctaatgacatCTTGAATTTTCTACTCCAATGGTTTGATAATTTGAGTGAAAGTTCGCATGCTGAAGAGCAGAAGCAATCAGAAACAGTTGTTGAAGATGACTTCTCCGAAGAGTGTGAATATTCTATCCCGACTGTTGAATCTGAGAATTTGCAATCATGTCAATCATCCAGTAAACCTCCTGTCACCACATCAGTTGTTGATAACAAGAAAGAACTTTCTGTTAACAAAGTTGTTAAAGAGCAAACATGTTCAATTGATGAAATGAGAAGGATATTGAAGAGTCTGAATCATTATGAAGCCCTTGAGTTTATCCGCCACAAAAAGATTGATGCAGCAGATTTGAAAAAGGAATACCGGAAAAAg GCTATGCTTGTGCATCCTGATAAAAATATGGGCAGTTCGTTGGCAAGTGAGTCATTTAAGAAGCTGCAATGTGCATACGAG GTTCTTTCTGACCCTGTGAAGAAGCGAGACTATGATGAGCAATTAAGAAAAGAAGAATCCATGACTATAAGTGTCTGCCAGAAATCCCACAGTAGTTCACATCAG GATAATACTGACTATCGGTCTGAAGAATCCAGGCGTATACAGTGCACTAAGTGTGGGAATTCACATATTTGGGTGTGCACTAACAGGAGTAAGGCCAAAGCAAGATGGTGTCAG GACTGCTGTCAGTTCCATCAGGCCAAAGATGGAGATGGATGGGTTGAATATAAAGGGTCTTTGGTTTTTGACAAGCCTCAAAAG GTGGAGATTCCACGTGCTTTTGTTTGCGCGGAGAGCAAAATTTTCGATGTGTCAGAGTGGGCTATTTGTCAG GGAATGGCTTGTAGGCCTAACACCCATCGTCCAAGCTTCCATGTAAACATGGTTGGCTTGGAGAAAAGCCCGCGCTGCAACTCAAGTAGATTCCCATGGGATTTGGACGCTGAAATGAtgatggatgaagatgaagaggcgTTTGACTTGTGGCTTCAGCAGGCTCTGGCATCTGGTTTCTTTTGTGAGACCTCCAAACGCAGGAAGAGTTGGAGTCCTTTCAAATTGCCTCAGAAGAAAGGGAAGAAGCAATGGCGAAGAACATCATGCTGA
- the LOC130749254 gene encoding uncharacterized protein LOC130749254 encodes MSNIEDNKELGQMEVDASAGSTNMPSPQKEEEVVKKKYGGMMPKKPPLISKDHERAYFDSADWALGKQGGGKPKGPLEALRPKLQPTQQQTRYRKSPYAPSGEEGGSVPSEDATSNE; translated from the exons ATGTCTAACATAGAGGATAACAAAGAACTTGGACAGATGGAGGTGGATGCATCTGCAGGATCAACTAACATGCCGTCGCCCCAGAAGGAG GAGGAAGTTGTAAAGAAGAAATATGGAGGAATGATGCCCAAAAAACCACCACTCATATCTAAG GACCATGAGCGTGCATACTTCGATTCTGCTGATTGGGCACTGGGAAAG CAAGGCGGTGGCAAGCCCAAGGGACCACTTGAGGCTCTTCGGCCTAAATTACAG CCAACACAGCAGCAAACACGATACCGGAAATCTCCTTATGCTCCTTCTGGAGAAG AAGGGGGAAGTGTTCCATCTGAGGATGCAACTTCCAATGAGTAA